One Streptomyces sp. NBC_00554 DNA segment encodes these proteins:
- a CDS encoding ATP-binding protein, producing the protein MSGFGEREGQGSGLGGRHGADSGFGERRSESPWSGVRPFSIKTKLGVLVVVSVFITTGLSIIAARTQTELRFITVFSMIATLLITQFVAHSLTAPLDEMNAVARSISHGDYTRRVRDDRRDELGDLAQTINLMADELEAQDRQRKELVANVSHELRTPIAGLRAVLENVVDGVSAADPETMRTALKQTERLGRLVETLLDLSRLDNGVVPLRQRRFEVWPYLSGVLKEANMVSSARAGIASGSGSHTRTDVHLHLDVSPPELTAHADPERIHQVVANLIDNAVKHSPPHGRVTVKARRGDHPESLALEILDEGPGIPKSEWHRVFERFNRGGVPSPHGPGSDGGTGLGLAIARWAVDLHGGRIGVAESQRGCRIQVVLPGLPYLPS; encoded by the coding sequence ATGAGCGGGTTCGGGGAGCGCGAGGGCCAGGGCTCCGGGCTCGGGGGGCGCCACGGCGCGGACTCCGGGTTCGGGGAGCGCAGGAGCGAGAGCCCCTGGAGCGGTGTGCGCCCCTTCTCGATCAAGACCAAGCTCGGCGTGCTCGTCGTCGTCTCGGTCTTCATCACCACCGGTCTGTCGATCATCGCGGCGCGCACGCAGACCGAGCTGCGCTTCATCACGGTCTTCTCGATGATCGCCACACTTTTGATAACGCAGTTCGTGGCGCATTCACTCACGGCCCCGCTCGACGAGATGAACGCGGTCGCGCGATCCATCTCGCACGGCGACTACACGCGCCGCGTGCGCGACGACCGCCGGGACGAGCTGGGCGACCTGGCCCAGACGATCAACCTGATGGCCGACGAGCTGGAGGCCCAGGACCGCCAGCGCAAGGAGCTCGTGGCGAACGTCTCCCACGAGCTCCGTACCCCCATCGCGGGGCTCCGCGCGGTCCTGGAGAACGTCGTGGACGGCGTCTCCGCCGCCGACCCCGAGACCATGCGGACCGCGCTCAAGCAGACGGAGCGTCTGGGACGGCTCGTGGAGACGCTGCTCGACCTGTCCAGGCTGGACAACGGCGTCGTACCGCTGCGCCAGCGCCGCTTCGAGGTGTGGCCGTACCTGTCCGGCGTCCTGAAGGAGGCCAACATGGTCTCCTCCGCGCGCGCGGGCATCGCCTCGGGCTCCGGCAGCCACACGCGCACGGACGTCCATCTGCACCTCGACGTGTCCCCGCCCGAGCTGACCGCGCACGCGGACCCCGAGCGGATCCACCAGGTCGTCGCCAACCTCATCGACAACGCGGTCAAGCACAGCCCGCCGCACGGCCGTGTGACCGTCAAGGCCAGACGGGGCGACCACCCGGAGTCCCTCGCCCTGGAGATCCTGGACGAGGGGCCCGGCATTCCGAAGTCGGAGTGGCACCGCGTCTTCGAGCGGTTCAACCGCGGCGGGGTCCCCTCACCGCACGGCCCGGGCAGCGACGGCGGTACGGGTCTTGGCCTGGCCATCGCCCGCTGGGCGGTCGACCTGCACGGCGGCCGCATCGGAGTGGCCGAATCCCAGCGGGGCTGCCGGATCCAGGTCGTCCTTCCGGGTCTTCCATATTTGCCAAGTTGA